The following proteins come from a genomic window of Megalobrama amblycephala isolate DHTTF-2021 linkage group LG1, ASM1881202v1, whole genome shotgun sequence:
- the LOC125274360 gene encoding ectonucleotide pyrophosphatase/phosphodiesterase family member 7-like — protein MLWTAVLCLCLCVQSLAVPVPAHRATEHSKLLLISFDGFRWDYDRDVDTPHLDAMAKDGVKATYVTPAFITITSPTHFTILTGKHIENHGVIHNMWFNTSTWEKKSYYKSQFVNDWWDNGSLPIWITAQRQGLKAGSLHFPGTASTYQGESAVVKEVEPENYNYSNETAWQENIDKVMESWFREKDLDFVSMYFGEPDSTGHKYGPDSPERRAMVRQVDRTVGYLRSAAERNGLSERLNIIITADHGMSTVYRNGLVEEIILSKIPGFSFQDLSFHIVDFGPVGLLLPKEGRIDKVYNALKGAHPHLHVYKKEEIPTRLHFSHNDRILPIILWADPGYVINGYFPVQFHKGEHGYDNQALDMKPFFRAVGPDFQKNLEVGPFETVNIYPLMCHLLGITPEPNDGHLDVTRHMLTSSIQPENEGSSGNDILTNVFTALGAVAGFLLIVFVVLLSRGIHRRRRNKSSSTDEGKIDTCHSETKQTSF, from the exons ATGCTGTGGACGGCGGttctctgtctgtgtttgtgtgttcagtCTCTGGCGGTCCCCGTTCCAGCGCACCGGGCAACTGAGCACAGCAAACTACTGCTCATCTCCTTTGATGGCTTCAGGTGGGACTACGACAGGGACGTGGACACGCCGCACCTGGACGCCATGGCGAAGGACGGGGTCAAAGCCACGTACGTGACCCCTGCGTTCATCACCATCACCAGCCCGACACACTTCACCATCCTGACAG GTAAACATATTGAGAATCACGGTGTAATTCACAACATGTGGTTTAACACCAGCACCTGGGAGAAGAAGTCCTACTACAAATCACAGTTTGTGAACGATTGGTGGGACAACGGAAGTCTGCCCATATGGATCACGGCTCAGAGACAG GGTCTCAAGGCCGGTTCACTCCACTTTCCTGGGACAGCATCCACTTATCAGGGTGAAAGTGCTGTTGTGAAAGAAGTGGAGCCTGAAAACTACAATTACAGCAATGAAACGGCCTGGCAAGAGAACATAGACAAAGTGATGGAGTCCTGGTTCAGAGAAAAGGACCTGGACTTTGTGTCCATGTACTTCGGTGAGCCTGACAGCACCGGACACAAGTACGGACCAGACTCCCCCGAGCGCAGGGCAATGGTCAGACAGGTGGACCGTACCGTCGGCTACCTGAGGAGTGCGGCCGAGCGAAATGGCCTGAGCGAGCGGCTCAACATCATCATCACGGCCGATCACGGCATGAGCACTGTCTACAGGAACGGGCTGGTGGAAGAGATCATCCTCTCCAAGATTCCCGGCTTCTCTTTCCAAGATCTGTCCTTCCATATTGTGGACTTTGGACCGGTGGGACTTCTGCTTCCCAAAGAAGGAAGAATCGATAAAGTGTACAACGCACTGAAAGGCGCTCATCCGCATCTACACGTCTATAAGAAAGAGGAGATTCCCACTCGCCTGCATTTCTCCCATAATGACCGCATATTACCCATCATACTCTGGGCCGATCCAGGATACGTCATTAATGGG TATTTCCCAGTGCAGTTCCATAAGGGAGAGCACGGCTATGATAACCAGGCTCTGGACATGAAGCCGTTCTTCAGGGCCGTGGGGCCGGACTTCCAGAAGAATCTGGAGGTGGGGCCGTTTGAAACAGTCAACATCTACCCGCTGATGTGCCACCTGCTGGGAATCACACCTGAACCCAACGACGGACACCTGGACGTCACACGACACATGCTGACCTCCTCCATACAGCCTGAGA atgaGGGCTCTTCTGGTAATGATATTCTCACCAATGTTTTCACTGCCCTGGGAGCTGTTGCTGGTTTTCTGCTCATCGTCTTTGTTGTTCTGTTAAGTCGTGGCATTCACAGACGCAGGAGGAACAAAAGCAG TTCCACAGACGAGGGGAAGATCGACACGTGTCACtctgaaacaaaacaaacatcattTTAG
- the cbx2 gene encoding chromobox protein homolog 2 has product MRTVMEELSAVGEQVFDAECILNKRLRKGKLEYLVKWRGWSSKHNSWEPQENLLDPRLLAAFNKREQERELLIRKKGKRPRGRPRKILETIPVVSKSSSSSSSSSSSGSSSSSSSSSSSSDDDDEDDNDRNPKPSPRPREHHPVPQKKAQIVVAKPDPPKKRGRKALPPELKALRQAKGPRKILKPISRDSDLRGSIKKPLMPASFTYTGLNRTSGREPMALQNRSPFTQKSSLSSLGRVGSASSPPALSRPAQTKTASDFKLSVSDMGSGGVDPKTPTCKSPGVAALNVHSSNGQTCPQLSPNVPRKQEALEQTLLQRSGSLQKSPSSSFPSLKTPSSLQALNLQSVNKTAQGNGTDSAYVKGSSNPGRKSSGFNTRHEQSPAPNAPSKFSTNQQVLKSPQREKSKADDLAERLGKKNQGRADKILAQTPATEGRDSQPVQDRALSKDAGKQSKTLSELSTGEEGSSSDSDHDSSFPSDNRDLAISVQAGQDWRPTRSLIEHVFVTDVTANLVTVTVKESPTSVGFFSIRNY; this is encoded by the exons ATGAGAACAGTCATGGAGGAGCTGAGCGCGGTGGGAGAGCAGGTCTTTGATGCCGAGTGTATCCTCAACAAACGCCTGAGGAAG GGAAAACTGGAGTATCTGGTCAAGTGGAGGGGATGGTCGTCCAA GCATAACAGTTGGGAACCTCAGGAAAACCTTCTTGACCCGAGACTATTGGCTGCGTTTAACAAGAG GGAGCAGGAGCGGGAACTCTTAATCCGTAAAAAGGGGAAACGGCCTCGTGGACGACCCAGAAAAATATTG GAAACTATTCCAGTGGTGTCCAAATCAAGCAGCTCGTCCTCATCATCCTCATCTTCTGGTTCATCCTCATCTTCCTCgtcttcttcctcttcttcagACGACGATGATGAAGACGATAACGACAGGAATCCGAAGCCGAGCCCTCGTCCACGAGAGCATCACCCGGTCCCGCAGAAGAAAGCGCAAATTGTGGTGGCCAAGCCAGATCCGCCAAAGAAGCGAGGGAGGAAAGCGTTGCCTCCGGAGCTGAAGGCGCTGCGTCAGGCCAAAGGTCCACGGAAGATTCTCAAGCCCATTTCCAGAGACTCGGACCTCAGAGGGAGCATAAAGAAACCGCTCATGCCTGCAAGCTTCACCTACACCGGATTGAACCGAACCTCTGGAAGGGAGCCGATGGCACTGCAAAACAGAAGTCCTTTTACCCAGAAGAGTTCTTTAAGTTCCCTCGGACGGGTCGGGTCGGCCTCATCGCCTCCTGCACTAAGTCGGCCAGCACAAACAAAAACCGCTTCGGATTTCAAACTCTCGGTCTCGGATATGGGCAGCGGAGGAGTCGATCCCAAAACACCTACATGCAAATCTCCAGGAGTGGCTGCATTGAATGTGCACAGCAGCAATGGGCAGACATGCCCACAACTCTCTCCTAATGTGCCGAGGAAACAGGAGGCGTTGGAGCAGACTCTACTTCAAAGATCAGGATCTCTCCAGAAATCTCCATCGAGCTCATTTCCATCACTCAAAACTCCCTCCAGCCTTCAAGCTCTCAATCTACAGAGCGTCAACAAAACAGCGCAGGGTAACGGGACCGACAGTGCCTACGTGAAGGGTTCCTCCAACCCGGGAAGGAAAAGTTCTGGGTTCAACACAAGACACGAGCAGAGTCCTGCACCGAACGCCCCTAGTAAGTTCTCGACCAACCAACAAGTCCTAAAGAGTCCGCAACGGGAGAAATCCAAAGCGGATGATTTGGCCGAGAGGCTCGGGAAGAAGAATCAAGGTCGAGCAGACAAGATTTTGGCTCAGACTCCAGCAACTGAAGGTCGAGATTCCCAACCGGTGCAAGACAGAGCCTTGTCTAAAGATGCCGGGAAACAAAGCAAGACCCTGAGTGAATTGAGCACCGGAGAAGAGGGAAGCAGCTCGGATTCCGACCACGATTCCTCGTTTCCGAGCGACAACCGTGACCTGGCCATCTCTGTGCAGGCGGGTCAGGACTGGAGGCCGACGCGGAGCCTGATAGAGCACGTGTTCGTCACAGACGTCACTGCAAACCTGGTCACGGTAACGGTGAAGGAGTCGCCCACCAGCGTTGGGTTTTTTAGCATCCGTAACTATTGA